Proteins from a genomic interval of Nitrospina gracilis Nb-211:
- the pstC gene encoding phosphate ABC transporter permease subunit PstC produces the protein MFSKWMDHAVHGVLVLCVGITLMTTLVVIFLLGKESFLFFREVSVFDFLFGTEWAPLLEPKSFGVLPLVAGTLKVVFGAILIALPFGLLIATYLSEFASAKVRSAIKPVLEILAGIPTVVYGYFALTFVTPILRMVFPDTNIFNAASAAIVVGIMILPMVSSLCDDAFRGLPESLREGAYALGGTHMEVMSQIIIPAAASRIGAAVILALSRAVGETMAVTLAAGATPSLSIGFLESIQTMTAYIVQVSLGDIPAGGVEYYTVYAVGMLLFLMTLTMNIIGNHFILKSKKYNS, from the coding sequence ATGTTTTCAAAGTGGATGGACCACGCAGTGCACGGGGTTCTCGTGCTCTGCGTGGGTATCACCTTGATGACCACGCTTGTGGTCATCTTTCTTTTGGGGAAAGAATCGTTTCTGTTCTTCCGCGAGGTGTCCGTTTTCGACTTCCTGTTTGGAACCGAGTGGGCGCCCCTGCTGGAACCGAAATCGTTCGGCGTTCTGCCGCTGGTTGCCGGGACGCTGAAAGTCGTTTTCGGAGCGATCCTCATTGCCCTGCCGTTCGGGCTGTTGATCGCGACCTATCTCAGCGAGTTTGCCTCCGCGAAAGTGCGTTCGGCCATCAAACCCGTGCTGGAAATCCTGGCGGGCATCCCGACGGTGGTGTACGGCTACTTCGCGCTGACGTTTGTGACGCCGATCCTGCGGATGGTGTTCCCGGACACAAATATTTTCAACGCCGCCAGCGCCGCCATCGTGGTGGGCATCATGATTCTGCCGATGGTGTCGTCCCTGTGCGACGATGCGTTTCGCGGTTTGCCGGAAAGTTTGCGGGAAGGTGCATATGCGCTGGGAGGCACGCACATGGAGGTGATGTCGCAGATCATCATCCCCGCCGCCGCCTCGCGCATCGGCGCCGCCGTCATTCTGGCTTTATCGCGCGCGGTGGGGGAGACCATGGCGGTGACCCTGGCCGCCGGGGCGACGCCGAGTTTGTCGATCGGCTTTCTTGAAAGCATTCAAACAATGACGGCGTACATCGTGCAGGTGAGCCTCGGCGACATCCCCGCCGGCGGCGTCGAGTACTACACCGTGTACGCGGTTGGCATGCTGTTGTTCCTGATGACGCTCACCATGAACATCATCGGCAACCATTTCATTTTGAAATCGAAGAAATACAACTCATGA
- the pstA gene encoding phosphate ABC transporter permease PstA, whose translation MTDLREKRKQRDRWFIWLCSAVTWMTVGVLGILLAHVVKEGFAWLDWDFLNSFPSRHPEEAGIKSALWGSIWLIGMTAMLAIPLGVATAVYLEEFAPKNRLLRIFEINIANLAGMPSILYGVLGLAIFVRFLGFDRSLWSGSMTMSLLVLPVIVIAAQGAIRAVPASIREGAFALGARRWQVVWWQVLPSALPGIMTGIILALSRAMGETAPMIMIGALSYVAFTPETPEDPFTALPVQIFNWAARPQEEFHGLAAAGIMVLLALLLSMNAGAVFIREKLQRYK comes from the coding sequence ATGACGGACTTGCGCGAAAAACGAAAACAGCGCGACCGCTGGTTCATTTGGCTCTGTTCCGCGGTGACGTGGATGACGGTCGGCGTGCTGGGCATCCTTCTGGCGCACGTGGTGAAGGAAGGCTTTGCCTGGCTGGACTGGGATTTTCTGAACAGCTTTCCCTCGCGCCATCCGGAGGAGGCGGGGATCAAATCCGCGTTGTGGGGAAGCATCTGGTTGATCGGCATGACGGCGATGCTCGCCATTCCGCTGGGTGTGGCCACGGCGGTGTACCTGGAAGAGTTCGCCCCGAAAAACCGCCTGCTCCGCATTTTCGAGATCAACATCGCCAACCTTGCCGGAATGCCGTCTATCCTGTATGGCGTTTTGGGACTGGCTATTTTTGTCCGCTTTCTGGGATTTGACCGCAGTTTGTGGTCGGGTAGCATGACCATGAGCCTGCTCGTGCTTCCGGTCATCGTGATCGCCGCGCAGGGGGCGATCCGCGCCGTGCCCGCGTCGATCCGCGAAGGCGCGTTTGCGCTGGGGGCGCGCCGCTGGCAGGTGGTGTGGTGGCAGGTTCTGCCGTCCGCCCTGCCGGGCATCATGACGGGCATCATCCTGGCCTTGTCGCGCGCCATGGGCGAGACCGCACCGATGATCATGATCGGCGCGTTGAGTTACGTGGCGTTCACCCCGGAGACGCCGGAAGACCCGTTCACCGCATTGCCCGTGCAGATCTTCAACTGGGCTGCCCGGCCGCAGGAAGAGTTTCATGGACTCGCCGCGGCGGGTATCATGGTTCTGCTGGCCCTGCTGTTGTCGATGAATGCCGGAGCGGTGTTCATCCGCGAAAAACTGCAAAGGTATAAATAA
- the pstB gene encoding phosphate ABC transporter ATP-binding protein PstB, with protein sequence MREVGLEECNTILETRNLSINYGDHRVVKNIDLQIPAHQVTAVIGPSGCGKSSLLRVFNRMNDFIPTAWVEGEVIFRGENLYDKKMDPGLIRQKIGMVFQRPNPFPKSIFKNVVWGPKINGYKGDLNELAEDALMKAALWDEVKDRLRDSALKLSGGQQQRLCIARAIAMNPEVILMDEPCSALDPRATARIEDLIQELRSRYTIVIVTHNMQQAARISDLTAFLYEGDLVEFGSTKKIFTQPDQKRTEDYITGRFG encoded by the coding sequence ATGAGGGAGGTCGGCTTGGAAGAGTGCAATACCATTCTGGAGACGCGGAATCTTTCCATCAACTATGGAGATCATCGCGTTGTGAAAAACATCGACCTCCAGATCCCGGCACACCAGGTGACCGCCGTCATCGGTCCCTCTGGTTGCGGCAAAAGTTCCCTGCTCCGCGTGTTCAACCGCATGAACGATTTCATTCCGACCGCGTGGGTGGAAGGGGAAGTGATATTCCGCGGCGAAAACCTGTACGATAAAAAGATGGACCCCGGCCTCATCCGGCAGAAGATCGGCATGGTGTTCCAGCGGCCCAACCCGTTCCCCAAATCCATTTTCAAAAACGTGGTGTGGGGACCAAAGATCAACGGCTATAAGGGGGACCTGAACGAACTGGCGGAAGATGCGTTGATGAAGGCCGCGCTGTGGGACGAGGTGAAAGACCGCCTGCGCGACTCGGCGCTGAAACTGTCCGGTGGTCAACAGCAGAGGTTGTGCATCGCCCGCGCCATTGCCATGAACCCGGAAGTGATCCTGATGGACGAGCCGTGTTCCGCTCTCGATCCCCGCGCCACGGCGCGCATCGAGGACTTGATCCAGGAGTTGCGCTCGCGTTACACCATCGTCATCGTCACCCACAACATGCAACAGGCGGCGCGCATTTCGGACCTGACGGCGTTTTTATACGAGGGGGACCTCGTGGAGTTTGGTTCCACCAAAAAAATATTCACGCAACCTGACCAGAAGAGAACGGAAGATTACATCACCGGACGGTTCGGTTGA
- the phoU gene encoding phosphate signaling complex protein PhoU: MTKHFERELDVLKKQLLGLSAQVEEMVLRVMKSVASLDVKQAQEIIDQDKAIDNTEVQLEEECLKVLALHQPVAGDLRFVVAALKINNDLERVADLAVNIAERVIVLASKRNVTPPFDFTTMAEKSRAMLGQSIDCLINMDPVTAHKVWQADDEIDAMNREVYQRVYEKIRQNPDQVETLINYISISRHLERIADYATNIAEDVIYLVEGRIVRHQPEQFKQAGGRQTK, encoded by the coding sequence ATGACCAAACATTTTGAACGTGAACTCGATGTTCTGAAAAAACAACTGCTGGGCCTGAGCGCACAGGTGGAGGAGATGGTGCTGAGGGTCATGAAATCCGTGGCTTCTCTGGATGTGAAGCAGGCGCAGGAAATCATCGACCAGGACAAGGCCATCGACAATACGGAGGTGCAGTTGGAGGAAGAGTGCCTGAAGGTGCTGGCCCTGCACCAGCCGGTGGCGGGAGACCTGCGTTTCGTCGTCGCCGCCCTCAAGATCAACAACGACCTGGAACGCGTGGCCGACCTGGCGGTGAACATCGCCGAGCGCGTCATCGTGCTGGCCAGCAAACGCAACGTCACGCCGCCGTTCGACTTCACCACCATGGCGGAAAAAAGCCGCGCCATGCTGGGCCAGTCCATCGACTGCCTGATCAATATGGATCCCGTCACCGCGCACAAGGTGTGGCAGGCGGATGACGAGATCGACGCCATGAACCGGGAAGTGTACCAGCGGGTGTACGAGAAAATCCGGCAGAATCCCGACCAGGTGGAAACCCTCATCAACTACATTTCAATTTCGCGCCACCTGGAGCGGATCGCCGACTACGCCACCAACATTGCCGAAGATGTGATTTATCTGGTGGAGGGAAGGATTGTGCGCCACCAGCCGGAACAGTTCAAGCAGGCGGGCGGACGCCAAACCAAGTGA
- a CDS encoding nitroreductase family protein produces the protein MTRTSPYTKLDPQFLYRWSPRSFLSDPLSDEDIMTLFEAARWAPSCYNEQPWFFVYGRGDRLSEFQTALVDGNRKWADKAPLLILVFARNDFEERGNPNHWAQFDSGSAWMSLCLQAQKMGLVCHAMGGFKKDRAHEVANVNEDKFTAMCAIAVGKQGPAESLDDDLKEREDPSNDRRPLADIVHEGPLPG, from the coding sequence ATGACCCGGACAAGCCCCTACACCAAACTCGATCCTCAATTTCTCTACCGCTGGTCGCCACGTTCGTTCCTGAGCGATCCATTGAGCGATGAGGACATCATGACGTTGTTTGAGGCGGCGCGCTGGGCTCCTTCCTGTTACAACGAGCAACCCTGGTTTTTTGTGTACGGCCGGGGGGACCGGCTGAGTGAGTTCCAGACGGCGCTGGTGGACGGCAACCGCAAGTGGGCGGACAAGGCGCCTCTGCTCATCCTGGTGTTCGCGCGCAACGATTTTGAGGAGCGGGGCAACCCCAACCACTGGGCGCAGTTCGATTCCGGTTCGGCGTGGATGTCGCTCTGCCTGCAGGCGCAAAAGATGGGGCTGGTGTGTCACGCCATGGGCGGCTTCAAGAAAGACCGCGCTCACGAGGTGGCGAACGTCAACGAAGACAAGTTCACGGCGATGTGTGCGATTGCGGTGGGAAAGCAGGGTCCGGCGGAAAGTCTCGACGACGACTTGAAGGAACGGGAGGATCCCAGCAATGACCGCCGGCCGCTGGCTGACATCGTCCATGAAGGCCCGCTTCCGGGTTGA
- a CDS encoding hybrid sensor histidine kinase/response regulator, with protein MKRALRILLVEDDEEDAFFIRNMLISSEPEFICELTHLDKPEGVPGILQEDQIDICLFDYRLRNSNGIDLLRSVRARGHHHPVIFLTGQSDPEVAAEAIKSGATDYRSKNNLTAESLIRCIEVAIQLRREADLRERAEDELKRANDKLMEANRQLKGSLQKLQVAQEGIVRSEKLASIGRLAAMVCHEVLNPLNIISGHVQTLIRDHAGDAGRDEHYRSMREEIFRIDKILSDLLRFSRKGNMEFQEVNFNDELDFVLSLLEKEMRMDNIELRRHFTEEEVYLRADPDRMRQVFLNVFNNARHAMPQGGSLTVRTEKVVREIIQNRRKEDVYLDPESIPIRRESFFHIEIEDTGVGISRENLGKIFEPFFTTKPEEKGTGLGLSVCYTILEQHGGFIEVESEEEKGTSVHLWIPVQKCEEISISVEQDH; from the coding sequence ATGAAAAGGGCTTTGAGGATCCTGCTGGTGGAAGATGATGAGGAAGATGCATTCTTCATCCGAAATATGCTGATCTCAAGCGAGCCGGAATTTATTTGCGAGCTCACTCATTTGGACAAGCCGGAAGGGGTCCCGGGTATCCTGCAAGAAGACCAGATTGATATCTGTCTTTTCGATTACCGCCTGCGCAACAGCAACGGAATCGACCTGCTCCGCAGTGTGCGGGCGCGGGGGCATCATCACCCCGTTATTTTTCTGACCGGGCAGAGCGACCCGGAGGTGGCGGCCGAAGCCATCAAGAGCGGTGCCACCGACTACCGGTCGAAGAACAACCTCACCGCCGAATCCCTGATCCGCTGTATCGAGGTGGCCATTCAGTTGCGCCGCGAAGCGGATTTGCGCGAGCGGGCGGAAGATGAATTGAAGCGCGCCAATGACAAGCTGATGGAAGCCAACCGTCAGCTGAAAGGGTCGCTCCAGAAACTCCAGGTGGCGCAGGAAGGCATCGTCCGCTCCGAAAAGCTGGCGAGCATCGGCCGTCTCGCCGCCATGGTGTGCCACGAGGTGCTCAACCCCCTCAACATCATATCCGGCCACGTGCAAACCCTCATTCGCGATCACGCCGGGGATGCCGGGCGTGATGAGCACTACCGGTCCATGCGCGAGGAGATTTTCCGCATCGACAAAATCCTGAGCGATCTTCTCCGGTTTTCGCGCAAGGGCAATATGGAGTTTCAGGAGGTGAACTTCAACGATGAGCTGGACTTCGTCCTGTCCCTGCTGGAAAAGGAGATGCGTATGGACAACATCGAACTCCGCCGGCACTTCACCGAGGAAGAGGTGTACCTGCGTGCCGACCCGGACCGCATGCGCCAGGTGTTTCTGAATGTATTCAACAATGCCCGCCATGCCATGCCGCAAGGCGGCTCATTGACGGTGCGGACGGAGAAGGTGGTGCGCGAGATCATTCAAAATCGCCGTAAGGAGGACGTGTACCTCGACCCGGAAAGCATTCCCATTCGCCGCGAATCGTTTTTTCACATCGAAATCGAAGATACCGGTGTGGGCATTTCCCGCGAGAACCTGGGCAAGATCTTCGAGCCGTTTTTCACCACCAAGCCGGAAGAAAAGGGCACCGGCCTGGGGTTGTCAGTCTGCTATACCATCCTGGAACAGCATGGGGGATTCATCGAAGTGGAAAGTGAAGAGGAGAAGGGCACCTCGGTTCACCTGTGGATTCCCGTCCAAAAATGCGAGGAGATTTCCATCTCCGTGGAGCAGGACCACTGA
- the flgL gene encoding flagellar hook-associated protein FlgL — protein sequence MVMRVTNQAQQANALRNLFRITEDQFLTNQRIASGKRILAPSDDPLGLRDVLSLRASISRSEQFNRNITFNRVFVNSADAALGSVNTSLVRAQELAVNSLNGLNTTATRQAAAEELDKIIDTVFEAANTKVQGRFLFSGTGVTTAPFQQNAGALGALYSGDGNSLNLAVADGLTVPITKPGSEVFAVDLNPAVTTATNLSDLNGGAGVTLGSLSITDREGNNAVVNLGAATTVNDVITAINGAGINVTASINSAGNGLLLTDTSTTITQALTITESGGGTVAQELGILGSRNGNLTGQDLNPVITTATTIASLNGGSGLTLGSVEVTNGSLSGTVDLSGATTINDVITTLNGAGLNLTASINSLGNGLDVVSSNANTTAVIADTAGGNTASILGIGGNNVFLALDTLKQALERDDTEGIAASLDLLNASRDKVSEVRAEFAAVAQTLDQMDTLSKADVVTQTDQLSDIEDADFVEEAANLAALEIALQATLATTARVLQPTLLSFLS from the coding sequence ATGGTAATGCGGGTGACCAACCAGGCACAGCAGGCAAACGCGCTTCGCAACCTGTTCCGCATCACGGAAGACCAGTTTCTCACCAACCAGCGCATCGCCAGCGGCAAGCGCATCCTCGCGCCGTCGGACGATCCGCTCGGCCTGCGGGACGTGCTCAGCCTGCGCGCGTCCATCAGCCGCTCGGAACAGTTCAACCGCAACATCACCTTCAACCGCGTGTTCGTGAACAGCGCCGATGCGGCGCTGGGCTCGGTCAACACCAGCCTCGTCCGCGCGCAGGAGCTGGCGGTGAACAGCCTGAACGGACTCAACACCACCGCCACGCGGCAAGCGGCGGCGGAAGAGTTGGACAAGATCATCGACACCGTGTTTGAAGCGGCCAACACGAAAGTGCAGGGACGCTTCCTGTTTTCCGGAACCGGGGTCACCACCGCACCCTTCCAGCAAAATGCCGGCGCACTGGGTGCACTGTACAGCGGCGACGGCAACAGTCTGAACCTGGCGGTGGCCGACGGACTGACCGTGCCCATCACCAAACCCGGGTCGGAAGTGTTCGCCGTGGACCTGAACCCCGCGGTGACCACCGCCACGAATCTCAGCGACCTGAACGGCGGCGCGGGAGTGACGCTGGGGAGCCTGTCCATCACCGATCGCGAAGGCAACAACGCGGTGGTGAATCTCGGCGCGGCGACGACGGTGAACGACGTCATCACCGCCATCAACGGCGCGGGCATCAACGTCACCGCCTCCATCAACAGCGCGGGCAACGGACTGCTCCTCACCGACACCAGCACCACCATCACCCAGGCCTTGACCATCACCGAATCCGGCGGCGGCACCGTGGCGCAGGAGCTGGGCATCCTGGGGTCACGCAACGGCAACCTGACGGGGCAGGACCTGAATCCCGTCATCACCACCGCCACGACCATCGCCAGCCTCAACGGCGGCAGTGGCCTGACGCTGGGTTCGGTGGAGGTGACCAACGGATCGCTGTCCGGCACCGTGGATCTGAGCGGCGCGACGACCATCAACGATGTGATCACCACGCTCAACGGGGCAGGGCTGAACCTGACGGCGAGCATCAACTCACTGGGCAACGGGCTGGATGTGGTCTCGTCCAATGCAAACACCACGGCGGTCATCGCCGACACCGCAGGCGGCAACACCGCGTCCATCCTCGGCATTGGTGGCAATAATGTGTTTCTGGCTCTGGATACGTTGAAGCAGGCTTTGGAACGGGACGATACGGAGGGAATTGCGGCATCCCTGGATCTGTTGAATGCAAGCCGCGACAAGGTGAGTGAAGTGCGTGCGGAGTTCGCCGCGGTCGCCCAGACGCTGGACCAGATGGACACACTGAGCAAAGCGGATGTGGTGACGCAGACGGATCAATTGTCCGACATTGAGGATGCCGATTTTGTGGAAGAAGCGGCCAATCTTGCGGCCCTCGAAATCGCACTGCAGGCGACGCTGGCCACCACGGCACGGGTCCTGCAACCCACCCTGCTTAGCTTCCTCAGCTGA
- the flgK gene encoding flagellar hook-associated protein FlgK, with product MTSNIFSILNTAKLGLQSQQLAIEVTGNNVANVQTEGYSRQTVTLEPNTPRNFNLGQIGTGVRATGITRSFDQFLFNQILSENQSLGNFTVRRDVFENLEVLLNETEGVSLNGELSNFFSALGDLANNPTGFSERSNVISAGASLTQTFNKLGNSLTEERLNLNRRIDDEVTQINGLITEIARLNEIIPNTDLTGFAANDLMDQRDQLVKELSQKLDITRISSGDGQMNLTLSDGTPLVLGNRTFTLSTQANSNNSGLLDISIQDAGGATVNITSAIQGGEVRGLLDMRDTEVAGALDRLDRLAASIVTEVNRVHQEGIGLDGSTGNDFFTVLSVTTAANSANSGTGSVTIANASPTTTSTDKFRLTFTSATDFDVVNLTTGQSVGSFTYAGTPINLDGGFAVTVTGAPTAGDVFDFSTSANAASGMSMSTALLADSQILAAGQNGTGDGDNALALAGLQTRGVFSGIGFSSGTGTATFDDFYSGILNNVGNGARSAQTLAQQQEGIKLQLDARRESISGVSIDEEMINLIKFQQAFQASARMISIVDEMFDILQNQI from the coding sequence ATGACGTCGAACATCTTCAGCATTCTGAACACCGCCAAGCTGGGACTGCAAAGCCAGCAGTTGGCCATCGAGGTGACCGGTAACAACGTCGCCAACGTGCAGACCGAGGGCTACAGCCGCCAGACGGTGACGCTGGAACCCAACACCCCGCGCAATTTCAACCTGGGGCAGATCGGCACCGGCGTCCGCGCCACGGGCATCACGCGCTCGTTCGACCAGTTCCTGTTCAACCAGATTTTGAGCGAAAACCAGAGCCTCGGCAATTTCACCGTGCGCCGCGACGTGTTCGAAAACCTCGAAGTCCTGCTCAACGAAACCGAAGGCGTCAGCCTCAATGGGGAGCTCAGCAACTTTTTCAGCGCGCTCGGCGACCTGGCCAACAACCCCACCGGATTTTCCGAGCGCAGTAACGTGATTTCCGCGGGCGCCTCGCTGACGCAAACGTTCAACAAGCTGGGCAACTCCCTGACCGAGGAGCGGCTGAACCTCAACCGCAGAATCGATGACGAGGTGACGCAGATCAACGGCCTGATCACCGAGATCGCGCGGCTGAACGAAATCATCCCGAATACAGACCTGACCGGGTTCGCCGCCAACGACCTGATGGACCAGCGCGACCAGCTGGTGAAAGAACTGTCGCAGAAACTGGACATCACGCGCATCTCTTCCGGTGACGGCCAGATGAACCTGACCCTGTCCGACGGCACGCCGCTGGTGCTGGGCAACCGGACCTTCACCCTGAGCACACAGGCCAACTCCAACAACAGCGGCCTGCTGGATATCTCCATTCAGGATGCCGGGGGCGCCACGGTCAACATCACCTCCGCCATCCAGGGTGGCGAGGTGCGCGGCCTGCTCGACATGCGCGACACGGAAGTGGCCGGCGCTCTCGACCGGCTGGACCGGCTGGCCGCCAGCATCGTGACCGAGGTCAACCGCGTGCACCAGGAAGGCATCGGCCTGGACGGCAGTACCGGCAACGATTTCTTCACCGTACTGTCCGTGACCACGGCGGCCAACTCCGCCAACTCCGGCACCGGTAGTGTGACCATCGCCAACGCCAGCCCGACCACCACGTCCACCGACAAGTTCCGGCTGACGTTCACCTCCGCCACCGATTTTGACGTGGTGAACCTGACCACCGGGCAAAGCGTGGGGTCGTTCACTTACGCCGGCACGCCCATCAATCTGGACGGCGGCTTTGCGGTGACCGTCACCGGTGCGCCGACGGCGGGCGACGTGTTCGACTTTTCCACTTCCGCCAATGCCGCCTCCGGCATGTCCATGTCCACCGCACTGCTGGCCGATTCGCAGATCCTCGCCGCCGGGCAAAACGGCACCGGTGACGGCGACAACGCGCTGGCGCTGGCGGGGCTTCAGACGCGCGGCGTGTTTTCCGGCATCGGCTTTTCTTCCGGCACGGGCACGGCGACGTTCGACGATTTTTACAGCGGCATCCTCAACAACGTGGGCAACGGCGCGCGCTCGGCGCAGACCCTGGCGCAACAGCAGGAAGGCATCAAGCTCCAGCTCGATGCCCGGCGCGAAAGCATCTCCGGTGTGTCCATCGACGAGGAGATGATCAACCTCATCAAGTTTCAACAGGCGTTTCAGGCTTCGGCGCGGATGATCAGCATCGTCGATGAGATGTTCGACATCCTTCAGAACCAGATATGA
- a CDS encoding flagellar protein FlgN, with product MKELYQALNTILEQKIELYDRLIKIFGEEWSAVTEFSRDRLMKTLERKEALLTQVGELNQKREAILRQMAEHWNIPVEKVTLRRIAQFKNNQWSMSMILCQKRMKEQISKIKKMNEMNRRLIERSAMSMKESINVLYKADSSYAPYHADGKTDQVPLTSGLISTNI from the coding sequence ATGAAAGAGTTGTATCAGGCGCTCAATACCATTCTGGAGCAGAAGATCGAGCTGTATGACCGGCTCATCAAGATCTTCGGCGAGGAGTGGAGTGCGGTGACGGAATTTTCCCGCGACCGTCTCATGAAAACCCTGGAACGGAAAGAGGCTTTGCTGACGCAGGTGGGCGAGCTCAATCAGAAACGCGAGGCCATTCTCCGCCAGATGGCGGAACACTGGAACATCCCCGTTGAAAAGGTAACGCTCCGCAGGATCGCGCAGTTCAAAAACAACCAGTGGTCAATGTCGATGATCCTCTGCCAGAAACGCATGAAGGAACAAATCAGCAAGATCAAAAAGATGAACGAGATGAACCGGCGGCTGATCGAACGCTCGGCGATGTCGATGAAGGAATCCATCAACGTCCTGTACAAGGCGGATTCCAGCTACGCGCCCTATCATGCCGACGGCAAAACGGACCAGGTTCCGCTGACCAGCGGGTTGATCAGCACCAACATCTGA